In Carassius gibelio isolate Cgi1373 ecotype wild population from Czech Republic chromosome B4, carGib1.2-hapl.c, whole genome shotgun sequence, one DNA window encodes the following:
- the LOC127955973 gene encoding E3 ubiquitin-protein ligase TRIM35, whose protein sequence is MASLSEDSFSCPVCQEIFKNPVLLSCSHNVCKECLQEFWRTKRTQECPICSRRSSRDDPKFNLVLKNMCELFLKERNERRSSGFEEICSLHSEKLKLFCLEDKQPVCVGCMNSRKHYNHKFRPIDELVSSYKEELNTALQSLQEKLKHNENIKGNFEKTVEHIKSQAEHTEHQIKQQFEKLHQFLRDEEEATITALREEEEQKKQMMKEKLEEIKRHISALSHSIKDTEEMMKASDVCFLKEFPVSMERVKILSQPDPQTPSGALIDVSYYLGNLPFRVWNKMRDIVHNTPVILDPNTAHQNLILSDDLTSVRFIWNNQPVLDNPERFHCYSCVLGSEGFNSGTHCWDVEVKESKYWSLGVTTASNQRKVHGFFNTDVWFVEYDEDELFLYGQGGMYKGSGGFCVDQRFDRVRVNLNYDRGTVSFSDPVTNTHIQTFNTTSTQILYPFFYNCHSSSSLRILAINSQ, encoded by the exons ATGGCTTCTCTATCTGAAGATAGTTTTTCTTGTCCTGTTTGTCAGGAAATCTTTAAGAATCCTGTTCTGTTATCATGTAGTCACAATGTCTGTAAAGAGTGTCTTCAGGAGTTCTGGAGAACCAAGAGAACTCAGGAGTGTCCCATCTGCAGTAGAAGATCCTCAAGAGATGATCCTAAATTTAATCTTGTGTTAAAAAACATGTGTGAGTTGTTCCTGAAGGAGAGAAATGAGAGGCGTTCATCAGGATTTGAGGAGATCTGCAGTTTACACAGTGAGAAACTTAAACTCTTCTGTCTGGAGGACAAACAGCCGGTGTGTGTAGGGTGTATGAATTCACGAAAACATTACAATCATAAATTCAGACCCATCGATGAATTGGTTTCATCATATAAG GAGGAGCTTAATACAGCACTGCAATCATTACAAGAAAAActgaaacacaatgaaaacattaaaggaaATTTTGAGAAAACAGTTGAACACATCAAG TCTCAAGCTGAGCACACAGAGCATCAGATTAAACAGCAGTTTGAAAAGCTTCATCAGTTTCTCAGAGATGAAGAAGAAGCTACAATCACTGCACTgagggaggaagaggagcagaagaAGCAGATGATGAAAGAGAAGCTGGAGGAGATCAAAAGACACATCTCAGCACTTTCACACTCAATCAAAGACACAGAGGAGATGATGAAAGCCAGTGACGTCTGCTTTCTGAAG GAGTTTCCAGTCTCAATGGAAAG AGTCAAGATCTTATCACAGCCGGATCCACAGACTCCTTCTGGAGCTTTGATTGATGTGTCATATTACTTGGGCAACCTGCCCTTCAGAGTCTGGAATAAGATGCGGGACATTGTCCACAATA CTCCTGTGATTCTGGATCCAAACACGGCTCATCAAAATCTCATTCTGTCTGATGATCTGACCAGTGTGAGATTCATCTGGAACAATCAACCTGTTCTTGATAATCCAGAGAGATTTCACTGTTATTCCTGTGTTCTGGGTTCAGAGGGTTTTAACTCAGGAACACACTGCTGGGATGTGGAGGTTAAAGAGAGTAAATACTGGAGTCTTGGAGTAACTACAGCATCAAACCAGAGGAAGGTACATGGTTTCTTCAACACTGATGTTTGGTTTGTGGAGTATGATGAGGACGAACTGTTTTTGTATGGTCAGGGTGGAATGTATAAAGGTTCTGGTGGTTTTTGTGTTGATCAAAGGTTTGATCGTGTGAGAGTGAATCTGAACtatgacagaggaacagtgtcatTCTCTGATCCTGTAACtaacacacatatacaaacattCAACACCACCTCCACTCAAATACTCTACCCATTCTTCTATAATTGTCATTCATCTTCTTCTCTGAGGATCTTAGCGATAAATAGTCAGTaa